DNA from Macadamia integrifolia cultivar HAES 741 chromosome 12, SCU_Mint_v3, whole genome shotgun sequence:
AGCTTTTTGCTCCTTTATTAGGGGTAAAGTCAAAGTTTTGGGGAACTAAACAGGGGTGAACTGACTTTAGCTCTTCCAAATAAAAATGAGACAATTTGGTATTACTTTTTGTTCAAAGCATATTTTCTTAAGTCCCTGATTGTAATTTTTTCCTCTTGGTGCAGGGGTCTGGACATACTGTCCCTGAATACAAGCCAGTAGAGGCATTGACCATTTTTAGCCGTTGGTTGGCAGGACAatcaatatgagagagagagagagagagagagagagagagagagagaagtattTGTCAATGTCCTTATCTCCATATCTGTTTTTATGTTGAGCATGgaagaaaacatcattatttATAACGAAAAAAGAGAATCATTTTGTGATTCAAATTTCCAGTTGTCTAGGCAATCAATGAATCCAATCGTCAGAATGTTTCTGctaattggtttgatttgtcTCCTATGCATCGAAAAAAAATAGAACTCCTTTGAACATTGGAGGTGTTCCTTTCAAGCTCAAGTGCgtgcttagttttttttttgttttcacgCATGTGGTCTCATAAATGTAATTTACTTGGCAAATCTTTCTTGAGTTCTGGCTGCAAACCATAGGGAATAAACAGCATCATAAAAGAGTAACTTGATAAGTATTTGCAATATCATTTAGGGTGTTCTGATGAATATACCAAACCTCGTGCAACTGAAACAAAGATAATCATGTTGTTTTCCACCTTTTGATCGTGGAATGCACAAAGTCAGATCCACCCTCAATACATAAACCCAAAGTTTCATTAAATTCTGGAGCAATTATATCATAGGAATACAAAAGTAGTTTCTGCGAGAAAGGACAGCTGACGTTCGAATTGAATTTATAAAGTCTTAACATGTAAGTTTCATATTGGACTATGTGGGAAACTTGATAGGACTCATAGCTGCATTTACTCCACCCATCTAAAAAATTTGAAGGTCATTTGTAATTGTTGCGAGGATTCTCCTCGGTACCCAAAATGTAAAAGTTTGGTATTCAATAAAATTTCCCCTTCATCAACCTTGGGATCATGCAGTTATGGAAACCAGTGGCACAGTTCTTTCCTTGGAATCAACAACATAGGAATCTGGGCCAATATTTTCCTTGGAAGTCTGTCACCCAATGGCAGAATTACAGCTCAATGAAGTTTATCTCTCCCAATGATGATGAGTTGTTAATTTCAATCCAGCGGGAGATCCCTTGGTGACCTTGAAAAGTTCACACTTTTTCATTCTTGGCGTGGCAATGATAGAAACTGAAGAACAAATGGAACATTTAGGAGGTTTTTAGAGGAGACAGGCTGCACTGGTGGGAGAGgttctcttctttctatttGCATCTTTTCCAATGTTAACGcctttctattttattctttcttttttgtgattttcagtCGTTAATCTTAATAccaagaatttattaaaaatttccATAAATGCTGAGATTTCTTATGCGTTTACAACTTCTTTGGATACACATTGATTTCGTTCCTTTAGCTGGGCATTTACAACTAATCATTCTGAGTTTTCCAAATAtggtctttcctttttttagattccatttcaaaTATTGCTTCAAAGTGAATGAATCTTCACGATTTCTACGTTTCACCCTTTCGAACAAATCTGTTGAACGCTCAAGCTTTAATAACTTCCGGACCAGTCTGTTTTTCCTAACTTGAGTCATCAATCTCGTGTCATTAACTGACACCCTCTGTATATATATTATCATCACTTGAGGAGTTGAAGTCACCAATCCCATTTCTCCTTCCCTCTCTCAAGGAGACAGAGACCCTTAATTTTCCCAGGCAAATGGCAATGGCCATTGGTAGATTCTTCTTCTGCAACTAATTTGCTTACTTATTTCTGAGATTTGCAGTCATTGGAGCAGCCCCTGAGAGTGCTCTAGTCACCCATCTTCCTGGTTTCAAAGGCACTTTTCCTTCCAAACATTATTCTGGGTTAGTCCtcgttttcttccttttcttaacCCTGTTTTTTAGTTTTGATGAATTTCAGTTATTTGTGCTTATTTTGTGGAACTTGTGATGTGGGTTTTGAAGGTATAAACTGTGGATGAGAGTCATGAGAGAAAACTATTTTACTACTTAGTTACTTCGGAGAGGAACCCATTGAAGGATCCAGTTGTTCTGTGGCTTAATGGTGGACCAGGCTGCTCTAGCTTTGACGGTTTTGTGTATGAGCATGGTAACTAACTCATTAAACTATCGAAGTCCTAACTTATTCCAATTTGGTTTTTTATGGAAGTATTGAATCTTTCAATGCCCAAATCAGtcatattttcctttcctttttctttttcctcccttGTTTTTGATGGTTATTTTGTTGAGTTTAAGAAAATTTCTGCAAACAATAATTGATTTATGCATGATCAATTTGAGTTGTTTCTGCATCTTGATATTACAATTTGGTGACAAACACTTTTGCATGATTGAAATATTGTCCATTTATTAGATTTCGAAATTGACAGCAGaaaaccatattttttttttatttaaatatattcTTATCATGATCTTTATATGAATTCAGAACTGAGATGTTAATggcaagattttttattttattttttgtgaaattAATGGCAAGATTATCTTCTGCTTTTTTGCAGGCccattcaattttcaaaagGCAAATAAGTCTGGAGCATTACCCCGACTGCATCTCAATCCACACAGCTGGTCCAGGGTTAAAATTCATTATCTATTGGACAAtcgttattttcttttcctagtTGTTCCTTGAAACCTGGATCTTGGTGTAAATATTTACGtgttcaatttcaaggatggGCAATGGAAAATATTCCTGCATTTAGAAGTGTGGTTTGTCTGTCATTAATATTCAGAAGACTCAGAACTCTAACCCTCAAGTATTCTTGCATGTCAGGTGTCAAACATCATCTATTTGGATTCTCCTGCCGGAGTTGGATTTTCTTACTCCAAACTTCAGGATGACTATAAAACTGGAGACTTTAAGACTGCATCTGAATCGCACAACTTTCTCCTAAAGGTATATTAAGGAAAATACTGAAATTAAGTGTAGCAGCAAAACTTTGCACTGGTGTCTGTATGGTTATAGAAGTACAGATACAACTCCGATTAAAATGTGTAAACACAATACAACAAATATtacaaattttacaaaattaATGATTGGCACAGAATAGAAATCAATTAGTATATCAACTCTGCGTTGGGATGTCCTTGTAGCTCGAGACTAGCAGGTTgacaatttgaaaattttttgcaggagagagagagagaattctgTACATATATATAACAAAATTCTGTACATATATCTAACATAAATATATTTCTTCAACTTCTTGCTGTGCAACTAGTGGTTTGAGCAATACCCAGAGTTCCTTTCTAGCCCATTTTACCTAGCTGGAGAGTCATTTGCTGGAGTTTATGTGCCAACTCTTGCTTCTGAAGTTGCAAAAGGTATTTTTTACTGGTTTTATATTACCTTCTTATTTTTTGGATGTAATCCTGATGCATATTTCAATTCTACACACAGGAATTATAGCTGGCTTAAAGCCCATTCTCAACTTCAAGGTATGTTTATCTGTCCACAATCAAATCTTGAGGATAAAACCAATGACTGTGCTGTTGCTTGATATTGAATTAGGGTTCAATTGATACAGGGTTACATAATTGGAAATGGTGTCACGGATGAAGTAATTGATTGCAATGCTTTTGTACCGTTTGAACATGGGATGGGTCTCATCTCAGATGATCTATATGAGGTAGGACAAGCACTTTAGTTTGATCTAGAGTTATTATTATGCTAAGTTTATATTAATAAGAGCCTACATTGCCCTGCTAAAATAGTGGTTTAATGAAGTTATTCATAACAACTTTTTTCTGTAGTTTTCTTATCTAAAGTGTATATCATGAGATGATTCATGGCAAAAATTGCAGGAGACCGTGAAAACCTGTAAAGGAAATCCTTCTTATGGTGTCTGTGGAGATTTGCTTCAAAAAATTGAAGATGTAAGGTGTACACATGCTTAATA
Protein-coding regions in this window:
- the LOC122057931 gene encoding serine carboxypeptidase 1-like, which produces TVDESHERKLFYYLVTSERNPLKDPVVLWLNGGPGCSSFDGFVYEHGPFNFQKANKSGALPRLHLNPHSWSRVSNIIYLDSPAGVGFSYSKLQDDYKTGDFKTASESHNFLLKWFEQYPEFLSSPFYLAGESFAGVYVPTLASEVAKGIIAGLKPILNFKGYIIGNGVTDEVIDCNAFVPFEHGMGLISDDLYEETVKTCKGNPSYGVCGDLLQKIEDDLSSLNLYDILEPCYHSPSAGKIADGNITLPYSFKHLGETERPLAVRKRMFGRAWPFRAPVRDGLVLTWPQILNRSSVPCFDDRVATEWLNNAAVRKAIHAEQDSVIGAWVLCKGLTYYLDAGSMIKYHKNLTAFGYRALIYRYTQGYAKNLTFLTIKGSGHTVPKYKPVEALAFYSRWLEGHSI